From a single Rutidosis leptorrhynchoides isolate AG116_Rl617_1_P2 chromosome 5, CSIRO_AGI_Rlap_v1, whole genome shotgun sequence genomic region:
- the LOC139846502 gene encoding uncharacterized protein codes for MSAQQQVSWMDSFSQAQTAIQSLSTILSSVPQTVSSSDTPALALLNDPDLASQISDHLRQPDSGAGDNQLCRWLYDTFHTSKTDLQLVVLRFLPIISGVYLSRIPLRKPLAGFEAVLLAIYGHETASRNGQAVTINISDLSHPSVYHESKHPYKNASTELNLVVVSPSLEPQGTIRSTKRARIIGVALELYHSKVVEMPVQSKLEFCEFCIVWAGQDGEVYNDFSNDDQNKDDQKEKQGETKNEGRVLLPWEMLQPMLRILGHCLMGINKNDKKNKELYETACRACRSLYARALHDINPKAILAVGSLLKLINIQKTGVDHSELPVTNVIHL; via the coding sequence ATGTCCGCCCAACAACAAGTTTCGTGGATGGATTCTTTCTCCCAAGCTCAAACTGCCATCCAATCCCTCTCCACCATCCTCTCCTCGGTCCCACAAACCGTTTCGTCTTCGGACACCCCTGCTTTAGCCCTCCTCAATGACCCCGATCTCGCATCCCAAATCTCCGACCACCTACGCCAGCCCGACTCTGGCGCAGGCGACAACCAGTTATGTCGTTGGCTTTATGACACGTTCCACACCTCCAAAACCGACCTCCAACTCGTTGTCCTTCGTTTCCTCCCCATAATTTCCGGAGTTTACCTCTCTCGAATCCCGCTTAGAAAACCGCTTGCCGGTTTTGAAGCGGTCTTGTTGGCAATTTATGGACACGAGACCGCTTCACGTAACGGGCAAGCCGTCACCATAAACATATCGGATCTTTCTCACCCGAGTGTTTACCATGAAAGCAAACATCCTTATAAAAATGCTTCAACCGAGCTTAACCTTGTTGTGGTCTCCCCTAGTTTAGAGCCTCAAGGAACCATTCGATCAACCAAACGGGCCCGTATCATAGGGGTTGCCCTTGAACTATATCATagcaaggttgttgaaatgccggTCCAATCAAAACTCGAATTCTGTGAATTTTGCATCGTATGGGCTGGTCAAGATGGAGAAGTTTATAACGATTTCTCGAATGATGATCAAAACAAAGACGATCAAAAAGAAAAACAAGGCGAAACGAAGAATGAAGGGAGGGTTTTGTTACCATGGGAAATGTTGCAACCAATGTTGAGAATTTTAGGGCATTGTTTGATGGgtattaataagaatgataaaaagAATAAGGAGTTGTATGAAACCGCATGTCGCGCTTGTAGAAGTTTGTATGCTAGAGCATTGCACGATATTAACCCGAAGGCGATTTTGGCTGTTGGTAGTCTTCTTAAACTTATTAATATTCAGAAAACGGGTGTCGATCATAGTGAGTTGCCTGTTACTAATGTCATCCATCTTTAA
- the LOC139850497 gene encoding transcription factor MYB3R-5-like has product MAGLNRDQHTFESTKEIGFTSCSSISDSSCDANTPRSHCSRGSVGRTKRSSKGGWTDEQDTILTDAVKKYNGRNWKKIAESIPGRSDVQCMHRWQKVLDPELVKGPWTKEEDDRIRELVEKHGCLKWSLFAKHLSGRIGKQCRERWHNHLDPAIKKDAWTDEEESTLAYYHQIYGNRWAEIARFLPGRTHNAIKNHGNNLKRRLDPNTTPFFFNETSSREFSVGKRRNREISSAEPKTSDTFFSTRTPLSNVSNVCSTNLALENIKSGLPNDDCLGFARYAKVHKVEPSTSPDVASVTDHKLETPPKNSFSSLSIGFSDGICQTKDNHSSLYYEPPGNSSKKSNGEFSCSTPPHLALSISVNSSSPESILKNSALSYKNTPSIIRKKTPRKTAVSCPCTPGQAQKGSPGYDCSSYFKTSRSEIIKCGSDS; this is encoded by the exons ATGGCTGGGCTAAATAGGGATCAACACACTTTTGAGTCGACTAAAGAGATTGGATTTACATCGTGTTCATCGATTTCGGATAGTAGCTGTGATGCTAACACTCCGAGATCTCATTGCAGTCGTGG AAGTGTTGGTCGAACTAAACGTTCATCAAAAGGAGGCTGGACAGATGAGCAG GACACTATTTTAACTGATGCGGTGAAAAAGTACAATGGTAGGAACTGGAAGAAAATAG CTGAATCTATACCAGGACGATCTGATGTTCAATGCATGCATCGTTGGCAAAAAGTTCTTGACCCTGAACTAGTTAAAGGACCTTGGACCAAAGAG GAGGATGATCGTATAAGGGAGCTGGTTGAAAAGCATGGCTGTTTGAAATGGTCACTATTTGCAAAGCATTTGTCTGGGCGAATCGGCAAGCAATGCCGGGAGAG GTGGCACAATCATTTGGATCCAGCAATAAAGAAAGATGCATGGACAGACGAGGAGGAATCTACTCTTGCATATTACCACCAGATATATGGGAACCGATGGGCCGAAATTGCTCGATTTTTACCTGGAAG GACACACAATGCAATCAAAAACCACGGGAATAACTTAAAGAGGAGATTGGATCCAAACACTACGCCCTTTTTTTTCAATGAAACATCATCGCGCGAGTTTAGTGTAGGAAAAAGGAGAAATAGGGAAATATCGTCAGCTGAACCAAAAACCAGTGACACATTTTTTTCTACCCGAACTCCTTTGTCAAACGTTTCGAATGTTTGCTCAACAAATCTGGCTCTTGAAAATATTAAATCTGGTCTTCCCAATGATGATTGTCTTGGGTTTGCTCGTTATGCAAAAGTGCATAAAGTTGAACCATCAACATCCCCTGATGTTGCGAGTGTTACGGATCATAAACTCGAAACTCCACCGAAGAATTCATTTTCAAGTTTATCAATCGGATTTAGTGATGGTATTTGTCAAACGAAAGACAATCATAGCTCGTTGTATTACGAACCACCTGGAAACAGTTCTAAAAAATCAAATGGTGAGTTTTCATGTTCAACACCTCCTCATCTTGCGTTAAGCATCTCTGTCAATAGCAGCAGCCCAGAATCTATTTTAAAGAACTCGGCGTTGAGTTATAAGAACACCCCTTCCATTATAAGGAAGAAAACTCCAAGAAAAACCGCTGTTTCGTGTCCTTGTACACCTGGTCAGGCACAAAAGGGGTCACCTGGTTATGACTGTAGCAGCTATTTCAAGACTAGTCGGTCCGAGATCATAAAGTGTGGTTCAGACTCATAG